Below is a genomic region from Prolixibacteraceae bacterium.
TTTGTAATTCACTACCTAAATAATCATAAAAGTTAATTGAATGGCTAAACATAAAGGACATATTACTATACATGATATTGCAAAGGCATTGAACGTCAGTGCGTCGACTGTTTCTAGGGCTCTTAAAGATGATAAAAGAATAAGTGAAGCAACAAGGAAGAGGGTAATAAAATATGCACAAGAAAATGGTTATCGTCCAAATGTTGTTGCATCTAACTTGAGAAAGCAGAGAACTGAAACCATTGGTGTTATAGTTCCTAGGATCGATCGTCACTTCTTATCTACTATAATTTCTTCTATCGAGCAATATGCACATCAACATGGATTCTCTGTTTTGATTACCCAAAGTAGAGAATCTATTATTGCTGAAAGTAAGGCTGTACTAACGATGTTTAATCAACGTGTGGATGGGTTATTGGTATCGACTTCATTAGAGACTGAAAATGAGCTGAATTTCGATTTGTTTATTAAGAATAATATTCCACTCGTGTTTTTTGATCGTGTACCTGATAATGATCAGCTCAACCGAGTGGTAACTAATGATCAAGAGTCTTCATTTAAAGTAACTAGACGATTATTGAGCAATGGACATAAAAAAATATTCTTTGTGAATGGTCCATCAAATATATTAGTTTTTAGAAATCGTTTAAAAGGTTTTCAGCAAGCTCTTTTTGAAATGGGTTCTGTTTGGGATGAAACATTATATAGAGAGTGTGACTTGACTCGAATTTCAGGTCGTCGAATAGCTGAGGAAATCTTGTCGTCGAATAATCTCCCCAATGCGATTTACTGTTCAAATGATACAACAGCGCTGAGTTTTTTACAGGTAGCACAAGAGAAAGGGCTATCTGTTCCTAAGGATTTTTCTCTTCATGGATTTAGTGATGAGCCGTTTAGTGCTGTGTTGACACCGAAGTTATCCTCTGTGAGACAACCTGGTGAGGAGATGGGGAAAGTTGCTGTTGAACGTTTAATTGAATTGATAGAAGATGATAAATCAATTGCTGAAACAGTTATAATACCATCCGTGATTAAGAGTAGAGAATCGGATATTAAAAAAACAAAAAGTCGCTTGTCATAACCATTTGTCTTTCATTATATTATTATAATTGTATGTTTTTTATTTTACAGATGAATTATAGGTGAGCAATATTATGAATAATATTAACGTTGTTTATGATATGTGTTGTGGTTTATTCTTGCTTATCGAAAGATCTGATTTTTCTTTTTTACGAAGAAGAAGTATAAAGAATGAATGGAGTTGTTGATTTATCAAAGATTGCAAATTAGTATGTTTGATAATTTAGCATCGACAAATTGTTGTGTAACCTCAAATTATGAAACCAAATATGGCATTGCAAGAAAGACAGTGGTATGCTATCTATGTACGATCTCGAACAGAGAAAAAGATAGGTGAAGCGCTGTGTAAATTAGGTATTGAAAATTATGTGCCGTTAAAACGGGAGTGGCGTCAGTGGAGTGACCGCAAGAAACTTGTTGAAACTCCTGCAATTAGTGGTTATGTATTTGTTCGTATTAATATTGCTGAGCGTTTGATTGTTTTAAAATGTCAAAATGTAATTCAATTCGTAAGACATCTTCAACGTGATGCAGTAATCCGAGATGTTGAAATTGAAAATCTAAAGCTTTTTCTTGAACAGACCTCGGTTCAGATTGAAATTGTTAGTGATAGAATACGACCAGGAACAACCGTAGAAGTAATTGAAGGTCCCTTTATTGGTTATATTGGTGAGATGGTTGAACATCATGGAAAAGAGAAAGTTATTGTTCGTTTTGATGCGTTGCAAAGCAGTTTTCTTGTTGAAATTGAGCAATATAAAATAACTATTCCGAAGGCGGGATAGGTAAGAGATGAGATTGTTTTTTAGAAACAATCTCATCGATATTATTATTGTGCACAAATCTTTCGTGCCATTCCTTTGAATATCCATACGTGAACAGGGTAAAGTAACCACCAATAAATTCTTCCCCAAAGCCCGTGAGGATAAAATAGTGCATTTTGAATAAAGTAGTAATTGTTGTTATGATAAGTTATGTACAACTTTAGCATGGCTGTCCCAGGAAGTTTCATTTCGGCTATTAGTGTTAGCATCGGTTTGTCTTTATCAGCTTCTATTATTCTCCAAAAGTCAAGTGCCTCTCCTTTGTTCAACGTGCTTTTGTTATTTCGTTTACGATATCCTACTCCACCAACCAATTTATCTAAGAAGGCTCTTAGTCTCCATAGAATAGTTCCATAATACCAACCATTTTCTCCCCCAATGGCCCATATTTTCTCTGTGATATTACTAATCTCTTCTTTTGTGATTTCTTTCTTAAATAATTGTTGATATGCTCCATATGGAGCTGTTCTTTTTTCTTCAGAAATAGCGTCATATATGTTTGATAGTAGATGAGCATCACTCCATTTGGAAACCACATCATTACCATCGTAGTGAGATAGAGAGAATTTTACTGCCTCTTTATATGTTAGTAATCGAGAGGGAAATAACTCTTTGATATTTTCTTCATGACACACGACATCAATTTTCATGCTTTCAACAAGATTGATTGCTAGATTATAACTTGTTGAAGTCACAAAATATAACCAATAAGAAGAGAGTCTTGGTGTCATTACTGGAAGCGTAAGGATATATCGATGTAACGAACGAACTTCAGCATACTGTATTAACATTTGTTTGTATGTTAATACTTCTGGGCCACCAATGTCAAAATGAATAGAACGGTCAGGATATAGATGGATTACTTGTGCAAGATAGAATAATACATCTCGAATAGAAATTGGTTGACATCTTGTAAGAAGCCACTTGGGGGCTACCATTATGGGTAATTTCTCAACTAAATCTCGTATTATTTCGAAAGAAGCACTACCTGATCCTACAATAATTCCTGCTCTTAATGTGATTACAGGTATATTTCCATTGTTTAGAATTTTCTCCACGGTAAATCGAGATCTAAAGTGAGGGGATAAGGTTTGTTGTGTGTTTACTATTCCACTCAAATATATAATTTTTGATACCCCGATTGAATTAACTAAAAGCAAGAAGTTTTTAGTCATTTGTATTTCTAAAGATTCAAAGCCTTTATTACTACTCTTCATAGCATGAATAAGGTAGTATGCCACATCGCACTGAAATTGATTATGAAGCCCTGTCTCATCATCTAAAAAGTCATGTTTTATCCACTTGAGATTGTCTGTCTGTGTTAACTCTTCAATCATTTCATTGTGACCTCTGTGTGTGCAGTAGAGTTGGTGCCCTTCTTTCAATAAAACATTTATAAGCCTTTTTCCAATATATCCTGTTGCTCCTGTGATTAATACTCTCATATAGTTGTTTTTAATAAATGGAACAGTTATATTATTACAAATGTTTGGTAAAATATGGCTACAGTAATAACATACGATAAAAAAGAGAAGTGTCTGTATTCTGATCAAGATAAAAAGACTCTTGCTGAATTAGATCACGATGGAATTTTATTTGAGAGTAATCAGACTATACTACATCTGTTTGCTTCAAATCACAATCGAAAAAATCGTTGCTTTTTAATATTTCCTGGAGGAGCATATCGTAAACTTTCTATGAATACAGAAGGAGTTGAGATTGCTAGAGATATTTGTTTACATGGTGATGATGCGATTATTGTCCAGTATTGCTTACCTTATGGTGATATTCGTGACTCTTTAGCTTCTATATACTATGCATTGCATAAACTTTGGTTATCTCCGATTGGTAAAAAAATTGATTGGAATAATATGCACATTATTGGCTTTTCTGCCGGTGGTCACCTTGCTGGATTAATATCAAATCTCGTGAACTTTCCTTTTGATCATCATTCTTTGTGGTTTAATTTAAAATCATTGTGTTTGGGGTATCCTGTTGTATCTATGATAGAGAGTTTTAAAGACGAAGGATGTTTAGCTAAGATTGGAAGTGATTGGAATATTCAGGAGAACATCAAGTTATACTCATTAGAGTGTTTAATTTCATCTAATACTGTGCCATCTTTTATTATATATGCACGAGATGATCAACGGATCTCACCTAAACATTCTGTTTTATATTTAGATAAACTTTTAGAGTTCTCCGTTTATCATGAGAAGTTTATTCTTGATATAGGAGGACATGGATTTGGAAAAGGTGATGGTCTTAAAGATAATTGGTTTTGTCATTATTTAAAATGGATAAATACATTATGAAGAATATATTGCAATATATAGAAGATCTTTTTTGTGTGATCAAAGAATACCTGTTTGTCGTTATTTTAGTCTCATTCTTCCTTGTTTCTTGTAATAAGAATGATGAAAGAAATGAAGTGGATAAAATTGTTCAAAAACCTATGCTGATTGGTGCGGATCTTAGTTATGTAAGTCAGTTAGAAGATAATGGAGGTAGCTTTAAAACTGAAGGAGGTGTTGTTGATTCGTATCAGTTGTTTTCTGAAATAGGGAATGATATCGTTCGTTTGAGACTTTGGCACAACCCTACTTGGAGTCCTGTCGCTGAATCAAATAATCCAAGGTCACACTATAGTAGCATAAGTCAGGTTGTTAATGATGCTGTACGAGCGAAAGAAAATGGAATGGATATATGTTTAGATATACATTACTCTGATAATTGGGCTGATCCACTGCATCAGTCTCCCCCTAAAGCTTGGGATAATACTCAAAGTCTGACAGAGTTGAATGAGCTTATATATAGTTATACCTATTCGGTATTAAATTCGTTTAAAGATAAAACTGTTATTCCTAAGTTAATCCAAATAGGAAATGAGATAAACAATGGAATTATGTCAACTCCGAATCTAGATTCTTTTCCTAATGTTTCAATTTCTGATGGTAATTGGAGAGCACAAGGACAATTAATTAATAGTGCGATTAGATCGGTAAGGGACTTCGAAAAAGAGAATTCATGTGATATAGATATAGTGCTTCATATTGCAGATCCCAAAAATATTGATTGGTGGTTTACAAATATAACACAAAATGGTGCTGTTACAGATTATGATATTATAGGCTTTTCTTATTATCATATCTGGCATACTGAAGTTGACTTCTTTAATCTTGAGAAACTTGTCGTGGATTCCAAAAGAAAGTTTAAGAAGAAAGTAATGATAATGGAAACAGCATATCCTTTTACAGAACAAAATAATGACAACTATGCAAATATTTATTATAAGCAAGATCCTATTTCGGGTTTTCCTTACTCCGAAGAAGGGCAAGCCGAGTATTGGAAGACGCTTTTAGACATAATGAAAAGAGCAAATTGTGACGGTGTTTTCTACTGGGAACCATGTTGGATAACGACCTCTATGAAAGATCAATGGGGAACAGGGTCTTCTTGGGAGAATTGTGCCTTCTTTAATTTCAATGGAAACGCGAATAAAATAACTCAATTAAAGATTAATTAGCCTCATATTTAAGATATATTTTATCCGCTTTTTGTGTATATGATTTCATACATTATTTAAATTTTAGCATAAAATATTCTAAGTCGTGAAAATAGGATAGGTGCAATATATGAATGCAATTACTTAGAACCTGTAAACATTATAATTTGATAGACTATTGAGCTATATTATATTTTTGTAGTGCCAAGTATCCTTAAACTATATTCCTATTGATAGGAAGGGATAGGAGTGACTACAATACAGTTTCTATAGATAATATCTTGTGATTCACTCCATATAACAAATATGGCTTCTGTATTCGTGAAATAGTTTCCCGAATGATCTATGACAATTATTGATATAGGACTGAAGTAATGTGAGTCAAGATGATGTGAAGTTAACTCAACCTTCTATATTTTAAGTTATTAAGTTTTACTATTGTTGGAATTGGTGAAGTGGTTGTTATACTATCATTAAACAATGTTTACACCTCTACCATAAAGGGTATTAATACGGAGTCGAAACGGTTCAAATACGGTGATCCTATTAACATAGCTCAAGCCTCTTTCGAAGTTGCTTTATGAAAAAGACCTGATTCTTGAGTGAACTATGAAGGAACCTTGAACGAAGTATGAATCATCACCGTATTCGAACCGTATCAAAGCCGTTATATGACTGTATTGAAGCAGGGGAGAGCTACCGTTTTTATGGGTAAAGATGTGTTGAGGACCAGGGAAAACGCTTTTAAGATTTACATAAAAAATACGTATATTTAGGACGTTATGCTTTTGTTGTTTATCGACTCAGGTAATTCATGACAAAAGGGAGGTTTCCCTTTCAAAAAAAAACCATGTATACAGATTCTTCATATCATTATGATAAACACTTTATTTCATCCTTTTCTTCATTAATTGATCCCCGCAGAACAACTAATGGCAATTATACTTACCCAATGCTGGAGATTTTATTTCTCACCATTTCGGCAATACTATCTGGGCGTGACACTTATAATGACATTGTAATATTCGGGGAAATTAAAATTGATTGGTTAAGGAAATACTTTCCTTATGAAAAAGGAATAAGCTCCCATGACACGATCTCAAAGTTATTTCAAGAGATAGATAATGAGGCCTTTAATGACTGCTTTACTGAATGGATATCTAAGTATTCTTTTACCAATAAGGAGAGTGTTATAAGCATCGATGGCAAATGTATCAAAGGTTCGGCTAAACGTAAAAAAGGTGGAGTACACATCGTGTCAGCATTCGCTTCGGAACAGGGTCTTTCTCTTAGTCAGCTTGTCACAGATAAAAAGAGTAATGAAATTACTGCCATTCCTGATTTAATAGATCTTATTTCGATAAAAGACAAGGTTATTACAATAGATGCTATGGGATGTCAAACAAAAATAGCAAAAAAGATTATCCATAAAGAAGGAGATTATGTTCTACAGGTAAAAGGGAATCAAGAAAAGACAGAAGAGGAGTTAAAGATACAATTCAATCCAGATCTAGTTGATGATTCGAATATTACAGAGGATGTTGGTCATGGTCGGATTGAGACTCGTATATGTGAGATAATAACAAACTTTGAGAAGAATTCTACGCTAGAAAAATGGAAAGGTATACAAAGTCTCATTCGTGTTACTTCTTGTGTAATAGATCAGGATAGCGACAAAGAAACAGTTCAGACACGATATTATATTTCATCACTAAATACTAGTGCTAAGGAATTTAATCGTATTATTAGATTGCATTGGGCCATCGAGAACAATCTTCATTGGTGCTTAGATGTAATCTTTAGGGAAGACAATAAACAGCGTAAGAAAGAGAATTCAGCTGCCAACTTTAGTATAATCTATAAAATAGCACTCAACCTAATGCAAATGACTGATGATAGGAAAAGTAAAGAAAAAAAAGGTTCATTTAAAGAGAAAATTACAAGGTCGACATTAGATGACAACTACCGTGAGAAATTATTGAATGCATTCCTCTGTAATAATTAATGCCTGATAATCAAATAGTTTTAAAAGCGTTTTCCCTGTGTTGAGGCACTGTTGTAAGGCCTTGCTTATGTCTTCTTTATTGACCTTCTTTACTTCATAAAATGGTAACATTTAGACGACTGTTTGTAGATTCGGTCAGTCGTCTAAGTGTTAACTACTGTATTGGAATAGATCTACTATTACCAATGGTATCTATCTTTTTTATTTCGTAGTTCTTACTATAGTTCATGATAAACAAGGTGTTGTTCATGAAACCACCGAATTTTGACACTTTGACAAAGTTAGGATCCATCTGATTTAGATTAACTTTGTTATTGTAGATCATTTGGGTATAGTTGCTACCAAATTTTAACATTGCCGATCCAAAATAGAGTGAAATATCATAGCCTTGGAGTGCATAATTATTGGGTTCAACATTAAAATAGCTGCGGTAGCGTTTAATAAATGATAAAGTGGTTGTACTGTTGTAATCAACATGATAAGGAGCAAGATAATGAAGGTTTAGATTGTGTAATACCTCTTCTTTAATACTACGATATTTTGTCCATTCATTAAAACCAATAACAGTGATGTCAAAATCTAGAGAGAGCGCATTTAATTGTCCTAAAGTTTGACTCACGATTGCTTCATTACGTGATGGTAAAAGTATTATGTTGGGTTGATCTTTCTTTAATATGAATCGAAGTCCTTCTAGTCCATATAATCCAAGTTTAAACTCTGTATAGTGAGTGATGCTATCTTGATTAATATGTTCTTTAAATAGAGCCGTCTTTATTGGAGTGATTAGCTCATTGGTTAGTCCTTTATCATTTGTCTTAATTGTAATGATATTTTTATCTGCATAAGTATCGATGACATACTCAGCCGTTTTTGTTGCTTTGAACGAAGCCGATGGGTTTACTTGATATAGATTCTCATAATTTCTAGTCGTTTGAGAATCTGATGATAATGGAGAGATAACTGGGACATGTTTGTTTCCGAGATGCTGCATTAATGCTTGTTGTGTCGTTGGAAAAATAGGACCAATAATAAGGTCTAAATTACTAAATAAGCCTTTTGCATAAAGGGAATCAATACTATGGGTCTTTTTCTCTGTATCAAAAAGATATAGTTTAACATTTAACCCCTTTCTGTTAAGTGAATCAATTCCGACCATTACACCTTCATAAAAGGATAAGAATTTTTTAGACCTTGAATATAAACGAGGTGAATTAACATTGACTGAATCATTTTTTGAAGAACTAAACCTCTCCTTATTCAGTTGTAGATTAACTTCTGAATAGATTGGGAGCATTATTCCGATATTAAATATTTCAGCATTTGGGTTGATAATAAAATCTTTCGTTGATAAGAAGCTTATTTTATCAATTAAGTATGATGCTTGTAGTAGAGAGTCATTTATTCCTAATTCGAAGCTGCGAGCTACTTCAGGTTTAGGAATCGTAATTTCATCTCCCTTCATTAATCCTTGGATCTTTAATCTAGGATTTAATTCTTTAAGAATATGTACCGTAACTCCATGTTGATTTGCAATCGTATATAAAGTCTCTTTTCCTTCTACATGGTATTGATAAAAGTTATCATTGTCAAGGATTCGAACAACCTCATTTGTAGTTCTTCTATATGGTAATCTGATGACTACATTCGGAATTAGTTCGTCATTAAGAATAGGGTTAAAATGAAGTATATCACTTTTAGTTACACCATATTTTTGCTCTAACTTCCAGTATGAATCTTTGCTCGATATTCTATAGTGAAAGAATTTATTTTCAATCACTTTGTTTGTTTTATTATCAATTGTTGTTCCAATGATTGTTGGAATCAAGATTGTGTCATTGATACTAAGACTAGATGAAATATTCGGATTTAGATTTTTTATATTCTCAAAAGGGATGTTGTATTTTCGAGAAAGGAAAAAGAGCGTTTCTCCATCTTTAACTATATGTTTCTGATAGTTGGATATGCTTTGTTCTTCATTAATGACATCATTCTTCTCTTTAATTTCAATAGGAATACGAAGAAGATCTCCTTTTTTTATGATGTCATTGCTTTGAAGGCTATTAGCTCTTTCGAGTTCTTTAACAGAAATACCATAGTTTCTTGCAATTGAAAATAGCGTCTCTTTTTTTTCTACTTTATGAAAACGAATAGAGTCATTATCTTGGATGTTGTTGAAGAGGAGATTTTTTTCTTTCTTCTGATTCTTCTTAATGATTGGGATTTTTATATAAGTGTCAGATTTCAATCCTTCTGTAGACAATTTAGGATTGACCTCGTAGAGCTTTGACGCTTTAATACTGTATTTTTTTTGTATTGAGTAAACTGTTTCCAATTTTTTTACTTTGTGAAGGATATATACCTTTTTCCCCACTACGACCTTAGTGTCTTCATTGGATTGTGCCATGAGACCCATGGAAAGAAATAAACAATGAACAAAAACAATGACGAATAAAAATCTGTTTAGCATCATTAAAAGTAAATATGAAAAGAAGTGTTTGTAATGAAATTAATTTTCCCAAAATCGATCTATAGATTATATTATAGTATCGAAGTGAATTACAAATGTAAAAAAAGTTGACCTGAAAATTATGGTTATATAGTATTTATTTGTTGGGGTTCCCTTTTTTTATTAAGCGTTTTTAAAATAAGATACTTCATTAATGTGTATGATAGATAATGTTAAGATGCATTTCTCTTTAAATTATGATGTTCTTGTTAATTTTACATCAAATAATATTGGCTATATTTATTATGCGAATCGAATCTTTTGAGACGAATTAATTATACTACATAAAACATTACTTATGCAACGAAAAAAAAATACTCTTATATGTTGCTTGTCAATAATCATGGCAAGTTCATTATTATTGGGGTGTAGCTCGAAATCTTCCTCCTCAAGTACTGGTGTGCTAGCTAAGGTGTCTACAGATGATTTATATTCTTACATGGATCCTTTTATTGGGACGGGAGGGCATGTTCATACATTCCCAGGAGCAACATATCCTTTTGGAATGATTCAATTGAGCCCTGATGCTGATACCAAGGGTTGGGATTGGTGTGCTGGGTATCATTATTCTGATACAAATTTAAAAGGATTTAGTCATAATCATTTGAGTGGTACTGGTTGGTCTGATCTAGGGGATATTTTACTCATGCCTGGTTCGGGTAAATATTTCTTAGATGCTGGTCCAAAATCGAACCCCGACAAGGGGTGGAGATCACGATTTTCACATAAAGAGGAGTCTGCGTCTCCTGGGTATTATCAAGTCAAACTACTAGATAGTGATGTAAATGTAGAGTTGACCGCCAATAAACGTGTCGGTTTTCATCGATACACTTATTCCAATGATACGAAAGATAAATGGGTAGTAATTGATCCAACGAACAAAATATTTGGAAAGGTATTGGACACAAAGGTTGAAGTTATTGATGATAACACAGTGTCAGGATATTGTCATAGTACGGGATGGGGTGGTGATAGATATATCTATTTTACTGCGTGGTTCTCTGAATCAATCAAAGATGTAATTTTTACAGATGGGAATAAAGAAGTTAATGCCCGTAAAAGTTTCGATGATAAATCATCGAGAGTCATTGTTTTTTTTGATAAAAGTTTAGTTAAACCTTTAGAAGTAAAAGTGGCAATCTCTGGAGTTAGTCAAGAAGGAGCAAATAATAATTTAATACTTGGTGGTGGGCAACTGTCTTTTGATGAAGCAAAAAGTGAAACAGTAAAGAAATGGCATGAGGTTGCAAATATTATTGAGGTGAGTGGTGGTACTGAATCACAAAGAAGAATTTTCTATTCAGGTATTTATCACAATTTTATTGCTCCCAATTTATGGATGGATACAGATGGGTCTTTTGTTGCACAGGGAAAGGTCTTCGAGACTAAAGAGTTTACTAATTATAGTACATTTTCGACATGGGATACTTTTAGAGGTACATTTCCTCTCCTCTCTTTGATTCGCCCTAACGATGTGTCTGATATGGTTAATTCGTTAATTTCAAGATATCGTGACTCAAAAGGACACATCCCTTTATGGGAGTTGTTAGGACATGACAATACATGTATGATTGGAAATCCAGCTATTATCTTTATCTATGATGCTATACAACAAAAAGTTCCTGGTATAGATCCATACGAAGCTCTAGAAGCAATGGTTGATTTAGCAACGCATAATAAAATAAGTAGTTCTGATGGTGATGGCGGTCTTGAGGATTATATGAAATTAGGATACGTTCCTGCAACGATTCCGAAATCTGTCTCAAAAACGTTAGAATATGCTTATGCCGATTGGTGTGTTGCAGAATTGGCTAAGGATTTAGGCGAAACTCTTATAGAGAACGAGTATCGTAAAAGAGCTTTGTCATATAAATCGTTGTTCAATAATAACATGAAACGTTTTTGGCCAAAAGATAGAAAGGGACAATGGATTGAGCCTTTTGAAACAGATAGCTGGAAAAGATTAAATAAATATTGGGTTTCTGGAAATGTATGGGCTTACGACTATTTTGTTCCCCACCAAATGGCTGAATTAATTAAGTTAAAAGGAGGTACAGATGCTTTTGAAAAAGATTTAGATATTTTGTTTACAACTCCTCTGAATATGAAGGGGGAACAACATGTAGATATTTCTGGATTTATTGGAGGATATGCTCATGGTGATGAACCTGGTCACTCTACTGCATATCTTTATGACTATGTAGGTGCCCCTTATAAAACGCAGAAATATGTAAGACAGATTATGTCAGAAATGTATAACGACACTCCCGATGGAATGATAAATAATGAAGATTGTGGTCAAATGTCTGCATGGTATATTTTTAGTGCCATGGGTTTCTACCCTGTTACACCCGGATCTAATCAGTATGTATTAGGATCACCGATATTTGATCATGTGAAGTGGAATTTACCAAATGGGAAACATTTTGAAGTAGTTGCTCATGGACAGTCCGCAGATGCTATATACGTTGATCATGTGAAATTAAATGGTCAGGATTATAATAAACTGTATATAACAACTGATCATATATTATCCGGGTCTAAACTTGAATTCTTTATGAGTGCAGAGCCGAATAAGACTTTTGGTAATGGTGTAAATTCTTGGCCTCAATAAATGTTTTAGGGGGATAAGTTATAACTATTAAAAAGCGACAATAGATATCTATTGTCGCTTTTTAATAGTTATAACTGTCTAGTTCTTTGAATAAGAAGATGGTCTGCAATAACCAGTGCTGCCATAGCTTCAACAATTGGAACTGCTCTTGGTAGAACACATGGATCATGACGTCCTTTTAGTTGGATGGTTACCTCTTCTTTTTGTCTATTGATCGTATTTTGAGTTTTAACTAAAGTTGCAATAGGTTTGAACGCGACTCTAAAATTAATGTCCATTCCATTGGATATGCCACCTTGAATTCCCCCAGAATTATTTGTTCTTGTCTGTATTTCTCCGTCTTTGCTATAGAAAGAATCATTATGAACTGATCCAGGTAGAGATGTCCCTTCAAACCCTGAACCATAATCGAATCCTTTTACAGCATTTATTCCTAGCATTGCTGCACCTAAGTCAGCATGGAGTTTGTTAAATACAGGTTCTCCTAATCCAGCAGGAACTCCTTTTATAATGCCAGTTATGACTCCGCCAAGAGAGTCTTGTTGTTTTTTAGCATTCTCTATTGCTTCAATCATATCTTCTGCAACTTGATTGTCTGGACAGCGTACGATATTGCTTTCAATATTTGATAGGTCTAAAGAGGAGTGGTCTTTGTTTAAGTGTATATCACCGACTTGTGAAACATATGCTGCAATATCAATTTTAAAATGTGAAAGAATAG
It encodes:
- a CDS encoding LacI family transcriptional regulator; translated protein: MAKHKGHITIHDIAKALNVSASTVSRALKDDKRISEATRKRVIKYAQENGYRPNVVASNLRKQRTETIGVIVPRIDRHFLSTIISSIEQYAHQHGFSVLITQSRESIIAESKAVLTMFNQRVDGLLVSTSLETENELNFDLFIKNNIPLVFFDRVPDNDQLNRVVTNDQESSFKVTRRLLSNGHKKIFFVNGPSNILVFRNRLKGFQQALFEMGSVWDETLYRECDLTRISGRRIAEEILSSNNLPNAIYCSNDTTALSFLQVAQEKGLSVPKDFSLHGFSDEPFSAVLTPKLSSVRQPGEEMGKVAVERLIELIEDDKSIAETVIIPSVIKSRESDIKKTKSRLS
- a CDS encoding UpxY family transcription antiterminator, whose amino-acid sequence is MKPNMALQERQWYAIYVRSRTEKKIGEALCKLGIENYVPLKREWRQWSDRKKLVETPAISGYVFVRINIAERLIVLKCQNVIQFVRHLQRDAVIRDVEIENLKLFLEQTSVQIEIVSDRIRPGTTVEVIEGPFIGYIGEMVEHHGKEKVIVRFDALQSSFLVEIEQYKITIPKAG
- a CDS encoding SDR family oxidoreductase, which encodes MRVLITGATGYIGKRLINVLLKEGHQLYCTHRGHNEMIEELTQTDNLKWIKHDFLDDETGLHNQFQCDVAYYLIHAMKSSNKGFESLEIQMTKNFLLLVNSIGVSKIIYLSGIVNTQQTLSPHFRSRFTVEKILNNGNIPVITLRAGIIVGSGSASFEIIRDLVEKLPIMVAPKWLLTRCQPISIRDVLFYLAQVIHLYPDRSIHFDIGGPEVLTYKQMLIQYAEVRSLHRYILTLPVMTPRLSSYWLYFVTSTSYNLAINLVESMKIDVVCHEENIKELFPSRLLTYKEAVKFSLSHYDGNDVVSKWSDAHLLSNIYDAISEEKRTAPYGAYQQLFKKEITKEEISNITEKIWAIGGENGWYYGTILWRLRAFLDKLVGGVGYRKRNNKSTLNKGEALDFWRIIEADKDKPMLTLIAEMKLPGTAMLKLYITYHNNNYYFIQNALFYPHGLWGRIYWWLLYPVHVWIFKGMARKICAQ
- a CDS encoding arabinogalactan endo-1,4-beta-galactosidase, with the translated sequence MKNILQYIEDLFCVIKEYLFVVILVSFFLVSCNKNDERNEVDKIVQKPMLIGADLSYVSQLEDNGGSFKTEGGVVDSYQLFSEIGNDIVRLRLWHNPTWSPVAESNNPRSHYSSISQVVNDAVRAKENGMDICLDIHYSDNWADPLHQSPPKAWDNTQSLTELNELIYSYTYSVLNSFKDKTVIPKLIQIGNEINNGIMSTPNLDSFPNVSISDGNWRAQGQLINSAIRSVRDFEKENSCDIDIVLHIADPKNIDWWFTNITQNGAVTDYDIIGFSYYHIWHTEVDFFNLEKLVVDSKRKFKKKVMIMETAYPFTEQNNDNYANIYYKQDPISGFPYSEEGQAEYWKTLLDIMKRANCDGVFYWEPCWITTSMKDQWGTGSSWENCAFFNFNGNANKITQLKIN
- a CDS encoding ISAs1 family transposase is translated as MYTDSSYHYDKHFISSFSSLIDPRRTTNGNYTYPMLEILFLTISAILSGRDTYNDIVIFGEIKIDWLRKYFPYEKGISSHDTISKLFQEIDNEAFNDCFTEWISKYSFTNKESVISIDGKCIKGSAKRKKGGVHIVSAFASEQGLSLSQLVTDKKSNEITAIPDLIDLISIKDKVITIDAMGCQTKIAKKIIHKEGDYVLQVKGNQEKTEEELKIQFNPDLVDDSNITEDVGHGRIETRICEIITNFEKNSTLEKWKGIQSLIRVTSCVIDQDSDKETVQTRYYISSLNTSAKEFNRIIRLHWAIENNLHWCLDVIFREDNKQRKKENSAANFSIIYKIALNLMQMTDDRKSKEKKGSFKEKITRSTLDDNYREKLLNAFLCNN